A genomic segment from Pirellulales bacterium encodes:
- a CDS encoding IS5 family transposase (programmed frameshift), with protein MAQPLVTDDLWQIVEPLLPKPRSRRRNRRRRGGRPPVDDRHVLAGIVFVLKTGIPWEYLPQEMGCGCGMTCWRRLRDWNVAGVWRQLHRVLLDKLNAADKIDWSRAIVDSTSVRAMHGGKKTGPNPVDRRKPGSKHHLLVDGKDRAVMSFTLTGANRHDVTQLLPLVDGVPSVRGKRGRPRHRFDQVQGNRGYDSKHHRRQLRARRSQPLLAKRRTEHGSGLGVYRWVVERAESWVHQNRHLKFRYDRRDDIHEAFLAIACALICLNCLSDPFC; from the exons ATGGCCCAGCCGCTCGTCACGGATGATTTATGGCAAATTGTAGAACCATTGCTTCCCAAGCCGCGGTCTCGTCGCCGGAACCGGCGTCGGCGTGGTGGCAGGCCGCCGGTGGATGATCGCCATGTGCTGGCTGGAATTGTGTTTGTACTCAAGACGGGCATCCCGTGGGAGTATCTGCCGCAGGAGATGGGTTGCGGGTGCGGAATGACCTGCTGGCGTCGGCTGCGTGACTGGAATGTCGCCGGCGTGTGGCGGCAACTGCACCGGGTGCTCCTGGACAAGCTCAATGCCGCCGACAAGATCGATTGGTCGCGAGCCATCGTCGACTCGACCTCGGTCCGTGCGATGCACGGAGGGA AAAAAACAGGCCCAAATCCGGTAGATCGGCGTAAGCCGGGATCGAAGCATCATCTGCTGGTGGACGGCAAAGATCGTGCGGTGATGTCGTTTACGCTAACTGGAGCAAACCGTCACGACGTCACTCAACTGTTGCCGTTGGTGGACGGCGTTCCAAGCGTCCGGGGCAAGCGTGGCCGGCCGCGTCACCGCTTTGATCAAGTTCAGGGCAACCGTGGATACGACTCCAAGCATCACCGCCGACAACTCCGAGCCAGAAGGTCGCAACCTCTCCTGGCCAAACGAAGAACCGAGCATGGCAGCGGATTGGGCGTTTATCGGTGGGTGGTTGAGCGGGCGGAAAGTTGGGTACATCAAAATCGACATCTGAAGTTCCGTTATGATCGACGAGACGACATCCATGAAGCGTTTCTGGCCATTGCTTGTGCGCTGATTTGCCTTAACTGCCTGTCTGACCCATTTTGTTAG